Below is a window of Bacillota bacterium DNA.
AAGCGGAGGCAGCGCTGGCGGGCCACGGTCGAGAAGGGACCGCGAGCCCTGCCTCTCGGAACCGCCCTCGGCCGATCACCGGCAAGCTCTCCTATCCTCAGGAGGCGAGGCGGAGCCACCGGGCGCCGACGAACGGGAATACGCGCGGTGCGGCGATCATATACTGCAAGTGACGTTTCGTCCTTGAGCAACGTTCCCGTCTTCGGGTTCTTGCGCTTGTTGGGGACGACTGCGGGCGACTGCAAGAGGAGGGCGCTCCTTTGACGTTCTTGGGCAGCAGCCGCGACTCTGTGTGTCGGGCTCACGTGGATGACCCGGACGCGACGGCGATCTTAGCCGGTTCGCTTCGGTCCATGATCTCGCGGGACCTACCGGACGCACCTCGCAGGCCGCTTGTGTTCTTCTGCATTGGGACGGACCGATCAACGGGTGACTCGCTGGGGCCTCTGACAGGCAGCCGCCTCATCAGCCTGGGCATTGATGGCTGTCGCGTGTGGGGCACGCTCGATAACCCGGTTCACGCGGCCAATTTGCAGACGGCTATCGACCGCGTACTATCCATGTTCAGGAACCCGTACATCGTAGCGGTTGACGCGTGCCTGGGCAGACTGGAGAACGTGGGGACGATCACCGCGAGCCGGGGCCCGCTGCGGCCGGGCACCGGCGTAAGCAAGAACCTTCCTCAGGTCGGGCACGCGCACGTCACCGGCATCGTGAATGTGGGAGGCTACATGGAGTACATGGTCCTCCAGAACACCAGGCTATGCCTGGTGATGCGAATGGCCGACATCATAGGGACTGCACTTGCGTCGGCCGCGCGGGACTTCATGGATGCGTGGGTGGGCAGCGAGACCAGTCAGCGGGTCGCGGCTGCCAGGTGGGATCAGCGCACCTGAGGTCGCGGACGGTCCGGCCGATCATATTAGTTCAAGGCGCTGCTCGAGTGCCCTCAGGACTTCGTCCGGGCGCTTTCCGGTGACGTCTAGCACCGGCGCTTCGGTATCGATCGCTGAAACGCCTGAGTGGTTTACGTCCATGCCGCTGACGAGCACCGCGTCAGCGATGTCGAGTCCTTCCTCGAGGCTCACCACCTGGTAGCCTTCCTCTTCAAGCATCTCTCGGTAGTCCGGCAGAGCGTCGGAGACTGCTATGATCCCTTTCATTTCAAGCTCACCTCGGGCCATATCATCCCTCGCTCTGTTTCGGAGTATTCTCTGTCTCTCAGGGAGACTC
It encodes the following:
- the yyaC gene encoding spore protease YyaC gives rise to the protein MTFLGSSRDSVCRAHVDDPDATAILAGSLRSMISRDLPDAPRRPLVFFCIGTDRSTGDSLGPLTGSRLISLGIDGCRVWGTLDNPVHAANLQTAIDRVLSMFRNPYIVAVDACLGRLENVGTITASRGPLRPGTGVSKNLPQVGHAHVTGIVNVGGYMEYMVLQNTRLCLVMRMADIIGTALASAARDFMDAWVGSETSQRVAAARWDQRT
- a CDS encoding YkuS family protein produces the protein MKGIIAVSDALPDYREMLEEEGYQVVSLEEGLDIADAVLVSGMDVNHSGVSAIDTEAPVLDVTGKRPDEVLRALEQRLELI